From the genome of Primulina eburnea isolate SZY01 chromosome 12, ASM2296580v1, whole genome shotgun sequence, one region includes:
- the LOC140807806 gene encoding uncharacterized protein encodes MWYVITDGPLKILKPNPAIAIAEGAPQMLEKQRYEWTSEDKKKANLDNVAKDILYKTLDKNTFSKIKMCPTAKEIWEKLIQICEGNEETKENKLSVAMQKFENMKMKAGETMNEFDERFSSLVNELTALGKDFGNREVALKLMRALPRE; translated from the coding sequence atgtggtatgtcattacAGATGGTCCATTAAAGATCTTAAAGCCAAATCCAGCTATTGCTATCGCCGAAGGTGCACCTCAGATGCTGGAAAAACAAAGATATGAATGGACAAGTGAGGACAAgaagaaagccaatcttgacaacGTTGCGAAGGACATTCTGTACAAGACACTCGACAAAAAtaccttcagcaaaatcaagatgtgtccTACTGCAAAGGAAATCTGGGAAAAATTGATTCAGATCTGTGAAGGAAACGAAGAAACtaaggaaaacaaactttctgtagccatgcagaagtttgagaatATGAAGATGAAGGCTGGAGAAACTatgaatgagtttgatgaacgctTCAGCAGCCTTGTCAATGAACTCACAGCTCTTGGGAAAGATTTTGGCAACAGGGAAGTTGCATTAAAGTTAATGAGAGCCCTACCCAGAGAATGA
- the LOC140806540 gene encoding MA3 DOMAIN-CONTAINING TRANSLATION REGULATORY FACTOR 2, producing MFQKSTMNFKEMSNDHIKDVKSPRSPKEMQTSVDTLSTSPRSPKGIHTPSPGSPRSLRSPRSPGSLRKNSRHSFSGRDGRPKKGGCGGKGTWGGLLDTEDGHVIDPDDPNYTSHEEEDKSIPRTNPKFEEFKKKATVIVEEYFDNDDVISTADELRELEMPSYNYYFVKKLISMAMDRHDKEKEMASILLSKLYGDVVDSPQLYKGFQKLVESADDFIVDIPDTIDVLALFIARAIVDDILPPSFLTKTVNNLSKNSIGFDVIKRAEKGYLSAPLHSETIERRWGGNKNKTVQDLKIKIDDLLKEYVASGDIKEALRCIKDLNVPHFNHEAVKRVLIMVMENRQAESCLLELLRRAAEEGLINSSQISKGFGRTIDLVDDLTLDIPNAKLLLQSLISKAASEGWLCASSLKSLSSNTDRQSVEDDKVEAFKKKVGSIIHEYFLSGDVSEVIRCLESENRSFLSALNAIFVKKLITLAMDRKNREKEMASVLLTSLCFPSDDVVTGFTMLIESAEDTSLDIPVVVEDLAMFLARAEVDEVLTPKHLEEIGNQFFEPNSVGNKVISMASSMLKVRLSGERILRCWGGGGSYKNGWTIEDVKDKIERLLEEFECGGDMREACRCVKELGMPFFHHEVVKKCLVTLMENKNERVWSLLRECYSIGLITTHQMTNGFGRMAESLDDLALDVPDAKKQFQNLVKRAENEGWLDPSFCHNGSKVDLDNGFC from the exons ATGTTTCAGAAATcaacaatgaatttcaaagaaatgTCCAATGATCATATTAAAGATGTAAAGTCGCCAAGGTCTCCGAAAGAAATGCAAACTAGCGTGGATACACTATCAACCTCACCTAGATCTCCAAAAGGAATACATACTCCCTCCCCAGGGTCACCAAGATCTCTGAGGTCCCCTAGATCCCCTGGGAGTCTGCGCAAGAATTCAAGGCATTCCTTTTCTGGAAGAGATGGTCGTCCTAAAAAGG GCGGATGCGGGGGAAAAGGAACTTGGGGAGGTCTGCTTGACACAGAGGATGGCCATGTAATCGACCCTGATGATCCAAATTACACAAGCCATGAG GAAGAAGACAAATCGATCCCTAGAACAAATCCAAAGTTTGAGGAATTCAAAAAGAAGGCTACGGTTATAGTAGAGGAATATTTCGACAATGATGATGTTATCTCAACTGCCGATGAATTAAGAGAACTAGAAATGCCAAGCTACAATTATTATTTCGTCAAAAAGCTCATCTCCATGGCCATGGATCGCCATGACAAAGAAAAAGAGATGGCTTCCATTTTATTATCTAAGCTCTACGGTGATGTCGTTGATTCCCCACAACTTTACAAGGGTTTCCAAAAGCTCGTTGAATCAGCGGACGACTTCATAGTTGATATACCAGACACAATCGATGTATTAGCTTTGTTCATTGCTCGTGCAATAGTGGATGACATACTCCCACCCTCGTTCTTGACAAAGACCGTGAATAATCTCAGTAAAAATTCTATAGGATTTGATGTGATCAAAAGGGCCGAAAAAGGATATCTGTCGGCCCCTTTACATTCTGAAACGATCGAACGCAGATGGGGTGGAAACAAGAACAAAACAGTCCAAGATTTGAAGATTAAAATTGATGACTTGTTGAAGGAATATGTTGCTAGCGGTGATATTAAAGAGGCTTTGAGATGTATAAAGGATTTGAACGTTCCACATTTCAACCATGAGGCAGTTAAGAGGGTGCTTATAATGGTTATGGAGAATAGACAAGCTGAGAGCTGTTTGCTTGAATTGCTCAGAAGGGCTGCTGAAGAAGGGCTGATCAATTCAAGCCAGATATCGAAGGGCTTTGGTCGTACGATTGACTTAGTTGACGATTTGACGTTAGATATACCGAATGCAAAATTGTTGCTGCAGTCTTTGATCTCAAAAGCAGCGTCAGAGGGTTGGTTATGTGCCTCGTCTTTGAAATCCCTTTCATCTAATACGGATAGACAGTCAGTTGAAGATGATAAAGTTGAGGCATTCAAGAAGAAGGTAGGCTCGATTATCCATGAGTATTTTCTGTCTGGTGATGTTTCTGAGGTTATTCGCTGTTTGGAGTCCGAAAACAGGTCGTTCTTGAGTGCACTAAATGCTATTTTCGTGAAGAAACTAATCACATTAGCTATGGATAGGAAGAATAGAGAGAAAGAAATGGCTTCGGTTCTGTTAACTTCATTATGTTTTCCATCTGATGATGTTGTGACCGGCTTCACCATGCTGATAGAATCGGCTGAAGATACTTCCTTAGACATCCCTGTCGTAGTTGAAGATCTAGCCATGTTTCTGGCAAGGGCAGAGGTGGATGAGGTCTTGACCCCAAAGCACTTGGAAGAGATTGGAAACCAGTTTTTTGAACCAAATTCAGTGGGAAATAAGGTTATTTCAATGGCATCGTCCATGTTAAAGGTTCGGCTTTCTGGGGAACGTATTCTAAGGTGCTGGGGTGGTGGAGGGAGCTATAAGAACGGATGGACTATCGAAGACGTAAAGGACAAAATCGAAAGATTACTAGAAGAGTTTGAGTGTGGAGGTGATATGAGAGAGGCATGTCGATGTGTAAAGGAACTTGGAATGCCATTCTTTCATCATGAGGTCGTGAAGAAATGTTTGGTGACCCTTATGGAGAACAAGAATGAAAGGGTGTGGAGTTTACTGCGTGAGTGTTACAGTATCGGGCTTATAACGACGCATCAAATGACAAATGGGTTCGGGAGAATGGCGGAATCTCTGGATGATTTGGCTTTGGATGTGCCAGATGCGAAGAAACAGTTTCAGAATTTAGTGAAGCGAGCAGAGAATGAGGGATGGCTGGACCCCTCATTTTGTCACAACGGGTCGAAAGTTGATTTGGACAACGGATTTTGCTAA